CTAAATTATTTAGTAGCCATGAAACTTGAGAAAGAGTTCAAGAGGTTTAAACAATCTTCAATTTCTTTCCAGGTGCTGAAATGGCTTTAACATGTATTCTTCTTCTTTTAATCAATGGGGTGCCTTTGGCCTTTACTCAGTTCAATGGATATAACTGTGATCCAACCTTCCACAGCAGATTCCCAGGTAAGAGGACTGCAAGTTCCAAAGCTGATGTATTTCTGatgtgtcagaaaccacattatAAAGTCTACTTCAGACAAAAGGATGACgtttgaggcgagtgtgtgaTAATTTATGAAAATGTGGTTTACACAGCGCTAATTAGTAAGGTAGTGCAAAATGCAGGAATCTAACATTTATTTTGTCTGATATTGAATATTGAGAGCTTAGCCAAGAGAAATTAATGCCACTGggcatgtcagtgtcactgctgctTGCTCCAGGCCAGTATTATAGCTCTAGTATTGCTTTAGTGGCAACACTGTGTAAGGGTAAGGGTCGCTAAAAAAGAAATAGGGATGTGATTATAATATCATTCATTCTCACAATGCTAAGTGGGGAGGTCATTATTTGTTAGCCTGCTACGTTAGCCTTGTAGATCCAAAAAAGAACTAAACTAaggcaccaaacatgtcttggcagaTCGAATACAGCTCATGAAAGTGGGGAAATTGTGtaagtctttaaaaaaaatatttgtgatTGTTTTTTCTAAAAGGAGAGCTTAGCAAAGAGAAACCAAGGCTACGGagcatgtcagtgtcactgctgctTGATCCAGGCTATTATTATAGCTCTAGTATTGCTTTAGTGCCAACACTGTGTAAGACTTTATTTGAGATTACTTACCAAACaacttttaaaaaatacttGATTTTACTAGTTTTTATCAtaatgtttttagtttttagttcaCAGCTAATGAAAATTATTTCTGACTGTCATTAAATGTGGTTATTCTTTCGGGATCAagtgtttcatattttattagtgATGGGGATGATTCCTCTTCTCTGATATGGTAACAATATCAATACCTTAAAGTGCTGATTCCAATCTAATCGTTAATCTTGTTTACTAATCGGTAAAagcatgcaaagcaatgcaaatgGGCTGAGCTGTTcctaaggggggggggggggcactggTAGTTTAGAGAAGTTTAGGAAGTAAAGAATTACTGAGCTATAAAATTAGCTATTCCTATTTTAGTATTTAAGTCCACTTCTAGGATGATGAGATTCTGAATGTAGGCTATCATGCTCAATCAGCTAAAAACAACACATCACATAAGAGCCCTGAGGAAAATGTTGTGGCTCAAATGTTGATCTTTGATGCAATTTCCTTTAGAGATCAACTTCATCGCAGATGTTTCTCCTACAATTACATAGGAGAAACAGCATTAGACAAAAATAAGACATGAAGTCTATCCATCTAGTGttttctgcatttttaaacaacagaaataataaaagtaaaagtaaaaaaaaaaaaatctccagaATATCCTGTTCTCTGTTTGTATCTCCAGGTTTATTAACAGCTCATCCTACAACCAACAACAAGATGGAAGGATCTGTTCCTGAAGATTCCTCTGCTTATATTCTTCCATCTTGTTGTTGGTCATTCTCTCCCTTTTTTACCAGCAACAGTTTCCAGTACAACTAGTTCTTCTCATAATGTGTCCAAAATAAGAGAGCCTTAGTTTAGGTTATCTGGACTTCCAGTTAGGAGTGCGCTGATCCGATACTCAGTATTGATATCAGTCCGATACTGGCCAAACTCATTGGATCGGATTTCATCAGAAAAAAGAATTCCACATAGCAGCTTTTATGCTTGGTGAGACCATTATTTCCAATTTGCCAACAGCCATACTATTGGACTTACCCAATCATGGTCATTCGGACAACAGGGGAGTAACATGTAGTTGCTCTCATCCATCGTGTGACCCCTACTTCCAGTGAGAGATGATGAGTAATTTGATCCAGCATCAAGGATCCTGCAGAATCAGGTTTATTTAAAGATAAAATGTGAACAAATGGAGGAGGATCTTGTCATACTTTATTCATACTTTCATTAAATGGTGTTAACCTCAATTAATTAATCAGTATTAACCAGGGGTTTAACATTTAAGTAATATAATGTGTAACGGCTAGGCCCTTAAAGGCAAAAGGTACCTTCTGTGAATCACATGGATTGTTAGATGAACTGTTAACTAAGGGTTGTCTGAATGGCATGTACTGGGTTGGGGGGTTAAGGTCACAGAGAGACGATTAAGAATGTAAGCGATTAGAAATGATGACTAATCATTAACCATCTCATCTATATTAGTTAAACTGATTGATAGTGACCCTATGTATGCATGCAAACATTAACTTTATATGGTATGGTTTATTGATCTCCTGGGAGGCCCAGAAAAACATGTGTGCCTTCTTTTCAGGAAGGCATATGGGCAATGTACTGATCTCTGTTTTTCTTGAACATACGATATGGTGCCTCAGGTCAGCATGATCTGTGACTATGggcaaaaacaacaactgttCATTGGGGGGGAAGAGCAAGAGAGACCAGGAAGCACTCTGGCTGAGAGACTGAAAATGAATTTAGGATTTGAACTTTATCtattttgttccttttcttcaCACATCAAATCTGTTTTGTCCAGCAAGCTGTGCTTGGACTGTTGGCTGATTTTTCCTGTACATCAAGTTTCTGGCCTGGATCTTTACTctttcaaatgtaaatgtatatatttgttaGGTATGCAGCTGTTGAGGTGAAAAATTGACAGCATCAAAACTGGAAAGACTCTCAGTCCTGAATGAGAAATGGTTGACTTCATATTAAGACTCCAGTCTTTAGTAAACGAGTGGTATAACTTTGGCAAATCTGAGCACAATGGTAGTGATTGAGATCTGTACCAAAACTCAAGCATTTTCTACTGATATCAATCCTATCCTGATGAACCATCTGTACTACCTGTAACATAACAGTATGTGGAGCCATTTTCACAAGATATGAGTCAAACTTCAATTTCTAAAACTATTTTAAACACCTTTTGTGGCAATCTGCTGGGTGACAGGACCTTTTAacctcttttttcctctctctctcttttcaatTTCATCTCCTTTCTTGAAGGCGAGAGGGACATCAGTGTGTACTGTGGAGTGCAGACCATCACACTGAAGATCAACTTCTGCCCCGTGCTCTACTCGGGCTACACGGATGCTGACTTGGCCCTGAATGGTCGGCATGGAGATGTCCACTGCAGAGGCTTCATCAACAACAACACCTTCCCCACGGCTGTGCTGTTCAGCATCAGCCTCAGTACGCTGGAGGCCTGCGGCAACGCGCTGGTGGTGAGGCATACGGCGCTGCAGAATGCTAATTCTGCACATCCTTCACTGCTGCATGCTCTAACCCACTGTAATATAGAAACAGTATGGCTTTAGTAATAGCTTGTTTTGAGCAGTTCTGAGCCATTTTTGTACCGATGCTCATATAATCTGACAAGAATGAGGGCATATCTGCCTTTACACCATAGAGCTACAGTGTGAAAATATAAGAATACTCAAAGAAACCTTTTGGGGTTTCTCAGCTTGCCACAATGGCAGAACCCTTTAGGGTCATTGTCAATTTGGGGTCCAACCAAAAAGAGTGAAGCCtattggtggctcagcggttagagcactggccTATTGGTGCCTGTGGAGCCCGTGTTCattgcacggatgggttaaaggtggaggccaaattcccgtcatacactgtgtccaacactaatggtgaataagGTTGTCTTGTCTTCTGTCAAGTTTGTTTAGTTGggcattagcctcatagctttaGTAGAAACCTTAAGAAAATTGTGTACACCAAACATATATTATGCTAACCATACAGTCAGATTCTCTTTTTGCTCATTTCCAACAGGAACATGATGGAAAATAATCTCTAAAGGAATTTAGTTGCATTCTTAtactaatagtaatagtaaaagATTCCCAGAGAACTGGTACAAAAATTGTATATTTCTAATGCATTTCTCCAACActgctgttttttctttatcGCTTACATATGAAGAACACATTGGAGGAATGATCCAAACAAGAGCTCTGTAAGCCAAGCAAAAGCCTGTAGAAATCAATGACTCTTAGAGTTGCATCACTTGAGATTTACACTTTTATGTAGCTTGAGATCATTTGTCTTATAAATGGAGAATGGGGGTGAGGGGACAAAAGTGTTTGCTTAACAACTTACAGCGACTAGCATAACACAGCATTTACAGTAGATCTCAGAGTCATTTGCTGCTCCAGACCTCTAAAAACACACCCCTCCAAAGCCAGTCCCTTACCACTCTGAGAGTTCGTCAGGACTTGACGGTGTTCAGTATTTATTTAACACTGGGAATTTGAAGTTATTAAAGAACtgaattttgggaggaggaacatgccagaagcccctcctccctaatCTAAAGTCCTAAAacattccatctctaccttgtccaTGAGTCTACGACAAGTTTGCACAATCATCCATCAAACCATCACTTCCCCTCTAACCCTGTCATCTCTCATCCCTGGCTCTCAAGTTCTCAACCCTAATTTTACTAAATTCATTTTACTGTGATTTTATTgtttggctgattagataattgcatcaCCAGTGAATATGTAGGTGTACAGATGTGATCGTATGTCTGAGCCagatttgttttcctttttttacaaAGCAGGTAAATTGTTTGGTCACTCTAGAATAAACCTGAAGAGACCTGACCAAATAACACACAAGCGAACCTGTGTTGCATTGCAGGTTTCGTCAGCTCAGGGCTACAATGCCTATGGAAATATGTCCCTGGTGCAGATAGGACATATATCAGGCTACATCGATACCCCTGATCCTCCAACCATCATTAGCTACCTGCCTGGTCTGCTGTACAAATTCAGCTGCAGTTACCCTCTGGAGTACCTGGTTAACAATTCTCAGCTGGCTTCGTAAGTCTGATCTGATCCTCAAGAATAAAAACTTTCaataaattaatttttaaaagaacagctTGACTCATTTGTTGGATTTAGAATAATACTCCCAGCTTGTTGTCATTTTAATATTAGGTATAGTATATGGCtgcagtttttagttttctccatggtgtgaaccctgtagctgctctgtgcactgtgtcaataattctgatgaatagaccaatagaaatgctctaaattacctgAAAACCTCTTTATTTTACTTTGACTCCCATTCAAAGCTGAACatgtttttgccttctcctgtaaagttattaTTTTGAAGATAATtgttggacagcgacaatattcAAACCAACAGTGTACGAGATCAAACTATCAAACTTCTCAGTCAGAtcgtattattcagtaattgctATAAACTGACTAATGACTGTTTTACAATTAAAATGAAAGTTAATTATAAGAGTGAGGAACTGATGTCTGGAACCATTCAATGTTCCTCAGAGTTAGCTAAGGAATGAACTAGCTGGttaattttagttttttgtgAGATGATCTCAGTCCACTTCAACTGCATTTCTTGACTGTGgtaactgtgtgtttctgttccttATTTAAGATCTTCTGCTGCCATATCAGTGAAAGACAACAACGGTACCTTTGTGAGCACCTTGAGTTTGATTCTGTTCAATGTGAGTGAATTTCAGTCATCAGTAGAATGCCTATGGCATAGATAAAAAACCTTTATACAGTCCAAAGCTAGTGTTATTATAGTCACTGCATACTGTTAAATAATGAAAGACACCAGTTGAAATCGAAGCCAATAGTAGATCAGGGGATGATCTAACTGAATTGTTTCATGGGACTTACCATAAGTGCTCATTTACTAGCTAGTAATTTATATTTGTTTGATTCTGCAGGACTCATCCTTCACTCAGCAGCTGTCTGTTCCCATGGCTGGTCTGCCACTGAAGACCAGAGTGTTTGCTGCAGTCAGGGCCACGAACTTAGACAGGAGGTTTTGTATTGTCAATGTTTTAAgataaacatggtggtggcctGCAGGTTAGAGAAAAATGTCTGCCTTGTTCTATGGTTGCTACTAAATGAACAAGAGTTGAGCTAGTTGTCTTTTTTCAATATGAGTGAAATTGCAGAAAAAGGACTATGCAGCCTATAAAATCATAGCAATAAACAATACATGTAAAACATGTTCTGTAAATTAACAGAACTCATCAAGACCTTTCATTTGTTATCACATCTGGAAGTGAAACTGTTATGTTAAGTGGATAGTAAGTTCATTAAAAAATAGCCCTCATATCCTCTTTTTAAAAAGCTTACTTTTTTAAAGTTTACAAACTTTGAATGCTAAAGAAGAATCACTTTcagcttaaagaaccatgtttttaaaaatgatatgtgtaagttttttaaacattttaaaggtttattgaATCTTGTTCTATGCCAGTGTAACCCCTTCAACAGCCTGTGGATTGCTGGCGgactgaaagtgttattacaaacttctattaccagagactagccctaccagtttgtacagaaatccctgtagatactgactaatacaccttagtgtgtaataagccttgg
The sequence above is drawn from the Salminus brasiliensis chromosome 11, fSalBra1.hap2, whole genome shotgun sequence genome and encodes:
- the zpld1b gene encoding zona pellucida-like domain-containing protein 1, producing MALTCILLLLINGVPLAFTQFNGYNCDPTFHSRFPGERDISVYCGVQTITLKINFCPVLYSGYTDADLALNGRHGDVHCRGFINNNTFPTAVLFSISLSTLEACGNALVVSSAQGYNAYGNMSLVQIGHISGYIDTPDPPTIISYLPGLLYKFSCSYPLEYLVNNSQLASSSAAISVKDNNGTFVSTLSLILFNDSSFTQQLSVPMAGLPLKTRVFAAVRATNLDRRWNILMDYCYTTPSGNPKDEIRYDLFFGCHKDPQTTVFENGKSQMGRFAFEVFRFVKHKNQKMSTVFLHCVTKLCRVDDCAMLMPICGKRRKREDSPASSPGDAVITAGPIITRGDETPTSNSQLVSGKDRSMQLDTVTSALVSGVVVLGVMSLGFFVLSIRLRRRSSSSTLTAVRNPNFK